TAGGTGTTTAGATAATTTGCAATTTCACAGTAGCCACGGGTCTGATGCTGAGGCCAATCtgctgacttctttgttgtgtagattcctttaaccATCTTGCAGCCTTGCTTGCAGCCTTGGAGACATGTCCATATCCGTAGTGCAATTTAACTTGTCTCTCCCGCCATTGCTGACCTCAGCCGTGGCCAATCTTAAGCTCTCCATCCTGgtcactcctctcccctctgttgCCTCTGTCTCCCTATCAGAATCATGTCTACCAATCGTCTCCTTCAAGATGCTTGGTAAACtgctgcctgtatcttcccatgatcatgctcttaaatgaaataaaatgttttactgTCAAGAAGTGTCCTAAAAATAAACAGTCATCAGTTactattttaaataaaacttTTTATGACTCCAAATGACTGGGATATTTTGACGTAAATTCAAGAGTTGACTTGAATCCCATCGAATGACCCGCCTCTTTCCACTGGCTGACCACTCGCAGAATGACGTAGTAGCTTGTTCCTCTCTTGAGTGGCGCATTAAGGAAGCCGCCGTGGAACCGTCCGTCCCCGACGGTGAAAATCATCTCCGTGTCGTTCATGTGGCCGAGAGGGAACTGCCCTGTGATGTACTGGCTGGACGGGGGCACCCCCTGAGAGGAGCCAGGTATCCCCCGGGATCTGCAGTCGAACACTACAGTCCCGTCTAAAGGCACCACGACCACCTGGTACACACTGCAACccaaaaagaaaacaacagtgttctgTTTACATCACACTGCAACccaaaaagaaaacaacagtgttctgTTTACATCACACTGcaacgcaaacaaacaaactcaatgtTCTGTTTACATCACACTGACAAACAAAGCTGGTTGCTGGCCGCATGTCCTCTTATATCACTATATATGTAATATTTATTACCTGATGGCGTCTAAAGTGTGAGCTGAGCGCCTGAGCCTCAAGGTGGCGGGGGGAGCGTCCAGCTCTCGGTAGAGGACTAGCGGAGCCTGAGGCACTGCGGAGCGGGCGGACAACTTGTCAACATCATCACTGGCTTCAGATGGAAGCTTGAACCACACAGTTTACTGTTCGTCTTCCGTAGAAACAGAAATAGGGTTAGTATAGTGTGGATAGTCAGATAGATAGTTTATAGGAAAACACATTATGACCAATTGTGTCTTTGAATGTCCAATCTGTTAATCAGCATGtttgatatttatatttatatatgtgtatatatatatatatatatatatatatatatatatatatatatatatatatatatatatatagtatgtatagcCTGTATAGTATTTATATAAAGTCTATATATTTGCCTGTGTAGTCTTTATATAGATCAGCCAAAGTATTTCAACAGAGGTCGTATAGGATTATCAGGTTCCTCTTCCACCAGCGATCATGGgtctgctctgtgtttgtgccagggcatgcaaacacactaaCCTGGCTAAGTCTTCTAATCTAGGGACAGGCTGAGACAACATAGGTTGGTAAGCAGCACCTTGTaggctggtgttggtggtgatgttggcAGTGAATCTGGTGGATAACGCAATGACAGAGATGGTGTAGTTGGTGGCAGGCAGGAGACtgagacagacctccacccactTGTCCCAAGAGTGGAGGAGTTGCCTCTTCTCATGGCGGAAAGCCCCCTGGTAGTCTCTGGTGCCTCTGAACACCACCTGTTAGGGGACAGGAGTGCTGATTAAGTGATGGTTCTTCCATCGGCGTAGACGGTGtggaatatatatacataaaatatcCAATATGCACTGGAACGCCCAATAATACCCTAAGCCTGGAAATTCTTTCTGGCCATACAACACAAAAAATTTTGAGCATAACATTAACATTCTTGTCTTGGTTTGGTGAAACGGATGACAGATCACATTGGGCAGAACCTCGACTACTTGAAACCTCTACCTCACACTAAGGGCTTCGGCCTAACGCCCGAATATGAGGAGATAGTATCCATGGAAACCGAATTGAGCTCCGGAAAGAGTTCAGATAAGATGAAGCGTCTCCTGATTGGCTCTGACGCTTCCTCTTTAGGCGGGGCTTCAAACTTTAGCAGAATAAAACAATGCGCTCAATATTCTAAGTTCAGTGTTCACTCTCGAGATCTCAGGGCACCTATTGTAGTCTCTTACTACGTTCACCAAAACTGCCCTGTTTCTTATGGAAAGATGTTCAATTGAAAAAAGTGAGAGTTAAGCATATGGTGAAACGGGGGAAGACAatagtgagagaaggagaaataTTGGAATATAATTATGTGAGATGAAGAAGGATCATTGGGTAATGGTGAAGGCTATTAGTGAAATGATGTTGGAGCCTGCAGAGATCTAATGTGACAGTCGATATTCACAGTGGGACTCGACTCTTGACTAAATGCATGCATGCCATGCTACAAGCCAAATGATCCATTTGTTCATCCAACCATACACCAGCATAATTTACAGTTGTTGCTAACCAAAGAAACACATACTGGACACCATATGAATTGAAATGCAAACCTCAGCAGCCAATCGGCTGTCTTACCTTATAAATCTCCTTGTCTACGTCATTCTTCTCTGCCCTCCACTGCAGACACTTTTCATTAAAGACGCGCAGGTCATTCACAGCTGGTTTAACTTCTGCAGGATAACAGAAGAACACATGGGCCTTTATGACTTCACACTTCGTTATCAGGCCTCTTGCTCAGGGAGGCCTACAGGTGGGCTGCAGACATCGGACCCCCAACCCACAACCTTCCAGCAGGAAACCAATGAAAAGAAATATAACCATTTCATTCATAACGCTAGTAAACTAAGATGCCTGCAATGCATTGAATATCTCCCATGGGTTTTCCCTCTCACCTGTGCACTTCAGCGTTGCCTTCTGCCACTGCCCAGCTTtgccacacacagagacgctgcTCCCTCTGCTGCTGCGGTATCCGTCCAGGCAGCGATGCACGGTCACGCTACTGTTGTACCAGGCCACCTCCGCATGGGCCAGCGATGGAGCGGGCCCACACCTAGCTGGGGTCCAGGATGATGAACGGATGAATGTAAAGGTAAATAATAGTTAATATAAATAATTCTCATGGAAGGGTAATAATAATTACCCTTCCATGagaatggtcaaataaatcatGCAAATGGAATCCCATGTGTCATGTCATACTGCAACATTGTGGAATTGAGAGCCCTGAACCCTCTTGTTTAGGATGGTGTGCCTCCACTGCACCCTCCAGTGCaaggctattcaacctccttaacaagtcgGCCAAGTCGGCCTCGGacaaaactacgtgaatgaatcgctacaaataaatcgtacttaaagtattgttaacttaatatatatagtactactacatggaataaacttgtcagacgcattccttccttcttcacttcttcaattataaaagattttgttctcacatattttggacacgtatttagaattcaacaatgttgtttgaatcaccacaaaacagaactactgtacatatgagacattttgagccagtgagtcggtgagaaagattgcactgcctggtttgcctagtttggctcatcctgatacactcatgcagcttctcataggtcatggagcaacgtgcacttgttctgatggcattcatatgagaaaagctagactcacacgtatcggttgagccaaacattgtcagaataagtgatgccagttcctgattgtgggggggtactgatactggctagtatcaccggctacacacagaaacctgatttgcatgcaactatgtttctcctttattttatttattttttgcatgcaacctcttgcgggccagaaaaaaattaagaggggccgcatttggcccatgggccgctagttgaataggcctgctcTAGTGTTCAGGATGGTTTGACTCCACTGCACCCTCTAGTGTTCAGGATCGTGTGACTCCACTGCGCCCTCTATTGTTCTGGATGGTTTGACTCCACTGCACCCTCTAGTGTTCAGGATCGTGTGACTCCACTGCGCCCTCTAGTATCCTGGATGGTTTGACTCCACTCTACCCTCTAGTGTTCAGGATGGTTTGGCTTCACTGCACCCACCAAGGAGGAATGATTTCCCAATGAAAGTTTTCATCAAATCACATATTTATTGAGCATTGGATTTccccctaaacacacactgaaaaatCTAGGCCAGATGTCTGACAATTAAACATACAAGGAGAGTATCAGACAGGAGCGTTTGGTACTTCTATGGGGACAAGAGACGGATTAAAGCGAACATCTTGTGAAAAAACTGTGCTATGTATGAGCACGGTACCTCTGCAGTTTAAAGGCACTTGTCCCCACTCTCCGGTCTCAGAACATGTGGAAACAGCGCCGACCTGTCCGCTCTCCAGGTAATAGCTGGCAGAACACATATAGAGCACCTTGCTGCCCGCTGAGCTGCGACCGTCCCACAACGGTTTAGTTCCAGGGACGATTAGTGGGGTTCCGCAACTCAGCTCTGCATGGGGGTTAATCAGCGCAGGACAGGAGCAATTAGTAATAGACCTATCATAACCCCAACCCTATGACATGCATGCTGGATCTCAGAtagcacggtgtgtgtgtgtgtgtgtgtgtgtgtgtgtgtgtgtgtgtgtgtgtgtgtgtgtgtgtgtgtgtgtgtgtgtgtgtgtgtgtgtgtgtgtgtgtccacatgttTCTTAGTGCTCAATCCCTCTGAGAAAGTCTGAAGCGTCTTGTTTCTCAGGTCTTCAAGTGGAGAACAGTATTCTGGTCTGACCAGCAGAGAGCTGTTCCTCGGCGGGTGGTTGCTATCTACAGGACCTCATATGTacagggtagtgtgtgtgtgcgtgcgtgcgtgcgtgcgtgcgtatgtgcatgcgtgtgtgcgtgcgcgtgtgtgtaactGAAGTCAAGCTATACCTTCACAGCGCAGGTCTGACTCCTCCCACTGTCCGTCCTCTCCGCACACGGAGCggttggtggagggggagtgGCGGTTGGTGGAGGGGCGGTAGCCCTCCTCACACTGGTAGTGCAGCACGCTGCCCACGCGGGTACCGTTGTCCCACAACATCCTTGCATGCGGTTTAGATAAAGGTTCTCCACATTGGATTTCTACAAGAGATCATTGTGGTCATTCTAGGGAGCCATGGGTAAGTCCCAGTAACGAGGTTACGGTTACTTAAAGTTTCAACTGAATGTACTGGTGAAGCACCACATCATTACAAAGCAGGCAGTATCATACAATATTCACAATATGCTTATAATAGATTTGGTTAGATTGATTACTAAATGATATGCTGAAGATGATGACAGCTAAACAGATAAGCTTTAAAATAGAAACCGATTGTCAATCATGTGACTCATTTTTGGTCGCAAATGAATCTAAAAGGACAGAACAATTTAAACTTATTCACCAGCGATTCATTAGCTTAAAATGGATGTCAAGGAGAAATGGCGAAGAAAGGACATAAGTGAGTTTTTGGACTATTGGACATGGCGACTCTGGTGACTGTCCACTCTTTGACCATCGCTGCTCATCAGAATCATACGGGCACTCAAGCGATCGGTTGAATAACAGATAAATTAACATGATGAAAAGTCACTGGCCTGAAATTTTGAGTTGAGTCATAACGCTGGTAAACGAacgtgcgttcacaccaaaatcGAATTTTTTGGACATCGACATTTTGTCGCGTGTTCGCCTGTTAGCTTATGCGAGTAGTCTGACTTTACTCGCGGGAGTGATTTGCGCAAGTTTGATCCTCAAGTTCCCCTGTGACACCAAAGTTTCTGccaattccttctcaatcaTGGCCGACATTACCACAACTACGAGTCTTTACGTGttatggaagtaccagagacgtcggagaagtGTTCTAGACAATCTAAACAATCCAGGAGCTCAGGCCAGAGTCCGGGAGCTCCGGCAGGAGTCCGGGGACTTCGGCGTGAGTCCACGTCCGGGAACTCCGGTGGGAGTCTGGGAGCTTGAGCGGTAGCTCCGGCAGGAGTCTGCAAACGGCAGTAATAcccctctcctccatgttgctagcctggctccgcccgcctaagtacttccgctcaatttgaatttcccttcagtactctgtgcaaatgaaatgaaatgaagtgaagtacgagagtctggtagaaccaggctaccaTGTTGCGgggtcaaagccaaagtttatTTCCAggcaattccttctcaaccgtGGCCAAGATAACCCTTACTATCAGTCTAGACCCCGACACAGTCAATTTAAATTCATAATATAATCCGGAGGCCGACGCAGCTTTTGGCCCTTATAATATCTATCATATTTTATAcatagttatatattatattatgaatTAGGTAGATGCAGAGCTCCGGGAGTGTGCAAATGGCAACGATAACTTTGTACTCCATGTTGCGGTTCATTCTGGATTTCAGGATGAACGTTGTTTGGGGTCCATGATCACGCAAAATTTGCGGCCAAGTTCAATTATTTCGACTGGAGCGAATGTTTGCATGAGTAGAATCACGCTAATTCCGGGTGAACCAGGGTGTTCGTGCCGCAGTGAACAGTCGCCTCTAAACGCTTCTCTGCATTGACCTATGTATAGATTCGCCCTACCCCatgttttttggtgtgtgtaacCCAACCCCATTTGCTTTCCTGAAATGCATTGAATATCGCCGATGGGCCATGGTTTTTCCTCTCACCTATGCACTTCAGTGTTGCCTTCTGCCACTGCCCAGCATTGCCACAAACAGAGACGCTGCTCCCTCTGCTGCTGCGGTATCCGTCCACGCAGCGATGCACGGTCACGCTACTGTTGTACCAGGCCACCTCCGCATGGGCAAGCGATGGAGTGAGCCTACACCTAGCTGGGGTCCGGGATGATGAACGGATGAATGTGATGGTAAATAATATTAGAATCATTAGAAATGTGTCATCTCACACTGCGACATTGTGGAAGAGTTCAGGAGATAGCTGTGCCATCTAGTGTTCAGGATGGTTTGACTCCACTGCACCAATCAAGGGGAAATTATTCCCGAATGATATTATATGTTTCATCAAATCAAATAAGCACAGCTTCATCCAACACTATACTTTATTTAGCAGTGGATTTCCCCCTAAAAACACTCATAAATCTAGTCCAGATGTCTGACTTGAGTATTTTTTaaactgccaaatatgcccgtcttataCCAACACTGACCGAGGTAAACTATACCGGCTTGATTTTGCAACCCAATTAACCCTCTCGAACCCTACACATGTTGGACTTTTCATGTTCTTGGAAATGCGATTAGACGGTATTGCGGTACCAAGGGCGGGACTTGGATAGAGGTGTTGCtgacgcagcgatatcaacataaGTATCTTAAACTGGAGAGACTGTGAAATCCGCGacctgctgaccatcatgggagggaggtgatgcagtcgcatttgaTAAAGACGGGAAAGATAGTGTGATCTATGAGAAAGtagcagaggaactttccttagGAGGCTTTTTTTGGGATACAAAGGTCagcaaataaagaatatgttggctttttacacttgtaaatagttaattgcATTTGTAGCTTACACTCAGATGTCATCTACTGATTCTTGCATGCGAGTggcttgaataaaataaaaataaaaacattctgaGCATGCTAATTATTCTAAAGCGGTCTAGTCTCCTCACATAATCCCGCCTGCTCCAGTGAACCAAGCAATCCGGCTCCTTGATGAAGGGGGAAtataccccctcggttttacacaggcaagacagTTAAATTGCAGGGTGTGCCAAGCCTTGACAGTGACAGCTTGGCATGGTAAAAATACCTAATTAAACAAGTGTTTGGATCGTTTGGAACTTCTATTGGGACAAGAAACTGATCAAAAGCAAACATTGCATGAAAAGGAGAAGTAAAGTGTTTAATGAGCACGGTACCTCTGCAGTTTAAAGGCACGTGTCCCCACTCTCCGGTCTCAGAACATGTTGAAGTAAAGCTGCCCTGTCCGCTCTCCGGGTAATAGCTGGCAGAACACATATAGAGCACCTTGCTGCCCGCTGAGCTGCGACCGTCCCACATCGGTTTAGTTCCAGGGACTATTAGTGGGGTTCCGCAACTCACCTCTGCATGGGGGTTAATCAGCGCAGGACAGGAGCAATTAGTAATAGACCTATCATAACCCCAACCCTATGACATGCATGCTGGATCTCAGatagcagggtgtgtgtgtgtgtgcgtgtgtgtgtatgtgtgtctttatccACATGTTTCTTAGTGCTCAGCCCCTCTGAGGAAGTCTGCTTGGTTCCCGGGTCTTCAAGTGGAGAACAGTATTCTGGTCTGACCAGCAGAGAGCTGTTCCTCGGCGGATGGTTGCTATCTACAGGACCTCATATGTacagggtagtgtgtgtgtgtgtgtgtgtgtgtgtgtgtgtgtgtgtgtgtgtgtgtgtgtgtgtgtgtgtgtgtgtgtgtgtgtgtgtgtgtgtgtgtgtgtgtgtgtgtgtgtgtgtgtgtgtgtgtaactgaaGTCAAGCTATACCTTCACAGCGCAGGTCTGACTCCTCCCACTGTCCGTCCTCTCCGCACACGGAGCggttggtggagggggagtgGCGGTTGGTGGAGGGGCGGTAGCCCTCCTCACACTGGTAGTGCAGCACGCTGCCCACGCGGGTACCGTTGTCCCACAACATCCTTGCATGCGGTTTAGATAAAGGTTCTCCACATTGGATTTCTACAAGAGATCATTGTGGTCATTCCAGGGAGCCATGGGTAAGTCCCAGTAACGAGGTTACGGTTACTTAAAGTTTCAACTGAATGTACTGGTGAAGCACCACATCATTACAAAGCAGGCAGTATCATACAATATTCACAATATGCTTATAATAGATTTGGTTAGATTGATTACTACACGATAGTGAACAGATGCTGAAGATGATGAAAGCTAAACAGATAAGCTTTCAAATAGAAACAGATTGTCAATCATGTTACTCATTTTTTGGTCGCAAATGAATCTAAAAGGACAGAACAATTTAAACTTTGACTTAAAGGTGCTGCAGGTAATTAGCTAGCATGTTATGATTATGCGATTGCAATTGGCCCAGCGATTCATTAGCTTAAAATGGATGTCAAGGAGAAATGGCAAAGAAAAGACGTAAGAAGTGAGTTTTTGGACTATTGGACATGGCGACTCTGGTGACTGTTCACTCTTTGACCATCGCTGCTCATCAGAATCACACTGGCACCCAAACGATCGGTTCAATAACAGATGAATTAACATGATGTAAAGTAACTGGCCTGAACATTTTAGTTGAGTTATAACACTGGTAAACGAacgtgcgttcacaccaaaatcGAATTTTGTCGCGTGTTCGCCTGTTAGCTTATGCGAGTAGTCTGACTTTACTCGCGGGAGTGATTTGCGCAAGTTTGATCCTCAAGTTCCCCTGTGACACCAAAGTTTCTGccaattccttctcaatcatggccgacattaccaccactacgagtctttacgtgttgtggaagtacTAGAGACGTCCAAGAAGTGTTCTAGAATATCTATAAGACATTCTCAAACACTCCAGGAGCTCAGGCCAGAGTCCGGGAGCTCCGGCAGGAGTCCGGGGACTTCGGCGTGAGTCCACGTCCGGGAACTCCGGTGGGAGTCTGGGAGCTTGAGCGGTAGCTCTGGCAGGAGTCTGCAAACGCCAGTAATAcccctctcctccatgttgcgggGTCAAAGCCAACGTTTATTTCCggcaattccttctcaaccgtGACCAAGATAACCCTTACTATCAGTCTAGACCCCGACACAGTCAATTTAAATTCATAATATAATCCGGAGGCGCAAACAGCTTTTGGCCCTtataatatctatatacatagttatttattatattatgaaTTAGGTAGAtgtagagctccgggagtctgcaaacggcaacaatcactttgcCCTCCATTTTGCGGGTCACTCTGGATTTCAGGGTGAATGTTGTTTGGGGTCCATGACCAagcatcacgcgaaattcgcggcCAAGTTCAATTATTTCGACTGGAGCAAATGTTAGCACGAGTAGAATCACGCTAATTCCGGGTGAACCAGGGTGTTCGTGCCGTAGTGAACATTCGCCTCTAAACGCGTCTTTGCATTGACTTTGTATAGATTCGCCCTACCCCatgttttttggtgtgtgtaccCCAACCCCATTTGCTTTCCTGAAATGCATTGAATATCGCAGATGGGCCATGGTTTTTCCTCTCACCTATGCACTTCAGTGTTGCCTTCTGCCACTGCCCAGCATTGCCACAAACAGAGACGCTGCTCCCTCTGCTGCTGCGGTATCCGTCCACGCAGCGATGCACGGTCACGCTACTGTTGTACCAGGCCACCTCCGCATGCGCCAGCGATGGAGTGAGCCTACACCTAGCTGGGGTCCGGGATGATGAAGGGATGAATGTGATGGTAAATAATATTAGAATCATTATAAATGTGTCATGTCACACTGCAACATTGTGGAAGAGTTCAGGAGATAGCTGCGCCATCCAGTGTTCAGGATGGGTTGACTCCACTGCACCAATCAAGGGGAAATTATTCCCGAATGAAATTATATGTTTCATCAAATCAAATGAGCACAGCTTCATCCAAAACTATACTTTCATTAAGCAGTGGATTTCCCCCTAAAAACACTCATAAATCTAGTCCAGATGTCTGACTTTAGtactttttacactgccaaatatgcccgttTTATACCCATCTTTTTCCCAGCATTGTCCAcgtttacactgc
Above is a genomic segment from Gadus morhua chromosome 6, gadMor3.0, whole genome shotgun sequence containing:
- the susd1 gene encoding sushi domain-containing protein 1 isoform X8, which produces MDRGHVIWIVLLSVIPAGRPAGDICASCHANATCSIPQDGSGHVCICMYGFIGNGRTLCQDKDECQIGARKICGPRAACHNTVGSYACTCMGGFRPSNHRTSFTPNDGTYCQDIDECGRHPAVCGEGARCVNLEGDFECRCLLGYRAHNASDPLQPLRDKGSCKVVDCGPPPAGEAVRVLSTNGTAYGSVVLMGCKDGFLWRRGDNSSTCGPDGTWSRPAPLCQVVDCGPPPAGEAVQVLSTNGTAYGSVVLMGCKDGFQWRRGDNSSTCGPDGTWSRPAPLCQEIQCGEPLSKPHARMLWDNGTRVGSVLHYQCEEGYRPSTNRHSPSTNRSVCGEDGQWEESDLRCEEVSCGIPLIVPGTKWMWDSRSSAGSKVLYMCSASYYPESGQGSFISTCSETGEWGHVPLNCRARCRLTPSLAHAEVAWYNSSVTVHRCVDGYRSSRGSSVSVCGNAGQWQKATLKCIEIQCGEPLSKPHARMLWDNGTRVGSVLHYQCEEGYRPSTNRHSPSTNRSVCGEDGQWEESDLRCEARCRLTPSLAHAEVAWYNSSVTVHRCVDGYRSSRGSSVSVCGNAGQWQKATLKCIEIQCGEPLSKPHARMLWDNGTRVGSVLHYQCEEGYRPSTNRHSPSTNRSVCGEDGQWEESDLRCEELSCGTPLIVPGTKPLWDGRSSAGSKVLYMCSASYYLESGQVGAVSTCSETGEWGQVPLNCRARCGPAPSLAHAEVAWYNSSVTVHRCLDGYRSSRGSSVSVCGKAGQWQKATLKCTEVKPAVNDLRVFNEKCLQWRAEKNDVDKEIYKVVFRGTRDYQGAFRHEKRQLLHSWDKWVEVCLSLLPATNYTISVIALSTRFTANITTNTSLQVPQAPLVLYRELDAPPATLRLRRSAHTLDAISVYQVVVVPLDGTVVFDCRSRGIPGSSQGVPPSSQYITGQFPLGHMNDTEMIFTVGDGRFHGGFLNAPLKRGTSYYVILRVVSQWKEAFNSSCVLWAKVTDTSYVMRVSSLLAACSVGGLLLVVLLVYIYIWFFKRRESRLNSQ
- the susd1 gene encoding sushi domain-containing protein 1 isoform X6, with amino-acid sequence MDRGHVIWIVLLSVIPAGRPAGDICASCHANATCSIPQDGSGHVCICMYGFIGNGRTLCQDKDECQIGARKICGPRAACHNTVGSYACTCMGGFRPSNHRTSFTPNDGTYCQDIDECGRHPAVCGEGARCVNLEGDFECRCLLGYRAHNASDPLQPLRDKGSCKVVDCGPPPAGEAVRVLSTNGTAYGSVVLMGCKDGFLWRRGDNSSTCGPDGTWSRPAPLCQVVDCGPPPAGEAVQVLSTNGTAYGSVVLMGCKDGFQWRRGDNSSTCGPDGTWSRPAPLCQEIQCGEPLSKPHARMLWDNGTRVGSVLHYQCEEGYRPSTNRHSPSTNRSVCGEDGQWEESDLRCEARCRLTPSLAHAEVAWYNSSVTVHRCVDGYRSSRGSSVSVCGNAGQWQKATLKCIEIQCGEPLSKPHARMLWDNGTRVGSVLHYQCEEGYRPSTNRHSPSTNRSVCGEDGQWEESDLRCEEVSCGTPLIVPGTKPMWDGRSSAGSKVLYMCSASYYPESGQGSFTSTCSETGEWGHVPLNCRARCRLTPSLAHAEVAWYNSSVTVHRCVDGYRSSRGSSVSVCGNAGQWQKATLKCIEIQCGEPLSKPHARMLWDNGTRVGSVLHYQCEEGYRPSTNRHSPSTNRSVCGEDGQWEESDLRCEELSCGTPLIVPGTKPLWDGRSSAGSKVLYMCSASYYLESGQVGAVSTCSETGEWGQVPLNCRARCGPAPSLAHAEVAWYNSSVTVHRCLDGYRSSRGSSVSVCGKAGQWQKATLKCTEVKPAVNDLRVFNEKCLQWRAEKNDVDKEIYKVVFRGTRDYQGAFRHEKRQLLHSWDKWVEVCLSLLPATNYTISVIALSTRFTANITTNTSLQVPQAPLVLYRELDAPPATLRLRRSAHTLDAISVYQVVVVPLDGTVVFDCRSRGIPGSSQGVPPSSQYITGQFPLGHMNDTEMIFTVGDGRFHGGFLNAPLKRGTSYYVILRVVSQWKEAFNSSCVLWAKVTDTSYVMRVSSLLAACSVGGLLLVVLLVYIYIWFFKRRESRLNSQ
- the susd1 gene encoding sushi domain-containing protein 1 isoform X3 — encoded protein: MYGFIGNGRTLCQDKDECQIGARKICGPRAACHNTVGSYACTCMGGFRPSNHRTSFTPNDGTYCQDIDECGRHPAVCGEGARCVNLEGDFECRCLLGYRAHNASDPLQPLRDKGSCKVVDCGPPPAGEAVRVLSTNGTAYGSVVLMGCKDGFLWRRGDNSSTCGPDGTWSRPAPLCQVVDCGPPPAGEAVQVLSTNGTAYGSVVLMGCKDGFQWRRGDNSSTCGPDGTWSRPAPLCQEIQCGEPLSKPHARMLWDNGTRVGSVLHYQCEEGYRPSTNRHSPSTNRSVCGEDGQWEESDLRCEEVSCGIPLIVPGTKWMWDSRSSAGSKVLYMCSASYYPESGQGSFISTCSETGEWGHVPLNCRARCRLTPSLAHAEVAWYNSSVTVHRCVDGYRSSRGSSVSVCGNAGQWQKATLKCIEIQCGEPLSKPHARMLWDNGTRVGSVLHYQCEEGYRPSTNRHSPSTNRSVCGEDGQWEESDLRCEEVSCGTPLIVPGTKPMWDGRSSAGSKVLYMCSASYYPESGQGSFTSTCSETGEWGHVPLNCRARCRLTPSLAHAEVAWYNSSVTVHRCVDGYRSSRGSSVSVCGNAGQWQKATLKCIEIQCGEPLSKPHARMLWDNGTRVGSVLHYQCEEGYRPSTNRHSPSTNRSVCGEDGQWEESDLRCEELSCGTPLIVPGTKPLWDGRSSAGSKVLYMCSASYYLESGQVGAVSTCSETGEWGQVPLNCRARCGPAPSLAHAEVAWYNSSVTVHRCLDGYRSSRGSSVSVCGKAGQWQKATLKCTEVKPAVNDLRVFNEKCLQWRAEKNDVDKEIYKVVFRGTRDYQGAFRHEKRQLLHSWDKWVEVCLSLLPATNYTISVIALSTRFTANITTNTSLQVPQAPLVLYRELDAPPATLRLRRSAHTLDAISVYQVVVVPLDGTVVFDCRSRGIPGSSQGVPPSSQYITGQFPLGHMNDTEMIFTVGDGRFHGGFLNAPLKRGTSYYVILRVVSQWKEAFNSSCVLWAKVTDTSYVMRVSSLLAACSVGGLLLVVLLVYIYIWFFKRRESRLNSQ
- the susd1 gene encoding sushi domain-containing protein 1 isoform X2 codes for the protein MDRGHVIWIVLLSVIPGRPAGDICASCHANATCSIPQDGSGHVCICMYGFIGNGRTLCQDKDECQIGARKICGPRAACHNTVGSYACTCMGGFRPSNHRTSFTPNDGTYCQDIDECGRHPAVCGEGARCVNLEGDFECRCLLGYRAHNASDPLQPLRDKGSCKVVDCGPPPAGEAVRVLSTNGTAYGSVVLMGCKDGFLWRRGDNSSTCGPDGTWSRPAPLCQVVDCGPPPAGEAVQVLSTNGTAYGSVVLMGCKDGFQWRRGDNSSTCGPDGTWSRPAPLCQEIQCGEPLSKPHARMLWDNGTRVGSVLHYQCEEGYRPSTNRHSPSTNRSVCGEDGQWEESDLRCEEVSCGIPLIVPGTKWMWDSRSSAGSKVLYMCSASYYPESGQGSFISTCSETGEWGHVPLNCRARCRLTPSLAHAEVAWYNSSVTVHRCVDGYRSSRGSSVSVCGNAGQWQKATLKCIEIQCGEPLSKPHARMLWDNGTRVGSVLHYQCEEGYRPSTNRHSPSTNRSVCGEDGQWEESDLRCEEVSCGTPLIVPGTKPMWDGRSSAGSKVLYMCSASYYPESGQGSFTSTCSETGEWGHVPLNCRARCRLTPSLAHAEVAWYNSSVTVHRCVDGYRSSRGSSVSVCGNAGQWQKATLKCIEIQCGEPLSKPHARMLWDNGTRVGSVLHYQCEEGYRPSTNRHSPSTNRSVCGEDGQWEESDLRCEELSCGTPLIVPGTKPLWDGRSSAGSKVLYMCSASYYLESGQVGAVSTCSETGEWGQVPLNCRARCGPAPSLAHAEVAWYNSSVTVHRCLDGYRSSRGSSVSVCGKAGQWQKATLKCTEVKPAVNDLRVFNEKCLQWRAEKNDVDKEIYKVVFRGTRDYQGAFRHEKRQLLHSWDKWVEVCLSLLPATNYTISVIALSTRFTANITTNTSLQVPQAPLVLYRELDAPPATLRLRRSAHTLDAISVYQVVVVPLDGTVVFDCRSRGIPGSSQGVPPSSQYITGQFPLGHMNDTEMIFTVGDGRFHGGFLNAPLKRGTSYYVILRVVSQWKEAFNSSCVLWAKVTDTSYVMRVSSLLAACSVGGLLLVVLLVYIYIWFFKRRESRLNSQ